Within the Nitrospiraceae bacterium genome, the region TTTGCGGAACTCGGCTCCGGATTTCGGATCGCAGCCGCTGACCTGGAAATCCGGGGTGCGGGAAATTTACTCGGGAAACAACAGTCCGGCAATATCGCCGCCGTCGGATTGGATCTATACTTACAAATGGTGGAACAGGCTGTTCAGCAGCTTAAAGGCCAGGAAGTGGAAGAAGAATGGGAACCCACTCTTCAACTTGACGTTTCGGCCTTCATTCCCGAGGAATATGTGGAAGACCCCTCCCAGCGCCTGGGACTCTACAAGCGGTTATCCGGGAGTGACCGGTTAGGGGATTTGGCTTTATTATATGGGGAGACACTTGACCGGTTTGGATCGCCTCCTGCCGCCATGGAACGACTATTTGAAGTCATGCAAATCAAAGTGTTGGCCAAGGCCCTGCAACTCGAGTATGTCGAAGTCCGGGGAGGACTGATGAGCCTGCGCTTTCATGAACGGGCCAAACTCCCGGAACAGGGAATCCGTGCTTTGATGGACAAATGGAAAGATCGCCTGGACTGTCTTTCACCTCGTGCCTACCGTTTGACCCTGCCGGAGCAGGATTGGGCATCCATGTACCCCAGGGCCAATACGATTTTACAGGAACTCCAGCAGTCGATGGCCAAAGAGGAAGTGAGAACATGACGTGAAGAACGTGTGTGTATGCCTGAAAGACCGGCCTTTTCAGACGCTCACCATCTGGGTAGTGGCGAGCCTTCTCTTCTTTCCCGGGGTTAGCTTGAGTCTCACCGACCGCATTATTGCCGTGGTGAATAAAGAGGTGATCACGTGGTCTGATCTTGAAAAAGAATTACGCGATGAGTATAAGCGCCTGAACGCCAAATATCACGGAGAGGAACTGAACCGGCGATATTTCCAGAAACAACGAGAAGTCCTGAACCACTTGATTGATGATCACCTCATGATTCAAGAAGCTCAAGCCAAGGGGCTTTCTGTCACTCAGGAGGAGATCGATGAAGCCTTACGGCGAACTCCGCTGCCACCCACTCAAACCGAAGAAGAATTCGGGCATCAAATGCTCCTCAAAAAACTCTTTGACTTCGAGATTCGCCGGAACATTGTCATAGAGGAAGAAGAAGTCCGGCGGTATTATGAGGCCAACTCATCGCTATTTCTCTCACCGCCCCGGTACCGACTCCAGCAAATTCTGTTAGCCGGACAGGAAGGCTATGAACGGGAGAAAGCCAAGAATAAGGCCCAAACCATGTATGCGGCCTGGACACCGAATACGACGTTCGAGGATTTCGCTACCAGGCATTTCGAGCGAATTCATGAATTAGGCTGGATGCAGGAAAACGAATTAGTAGCCCCCCTGAAGCAGGTGGTCAAGGAATTGAAACCGGGACAGATCTCGGCCCCGATTGAAACCCTCTTAGGTTTCCACCTCATCATGGTAGAAGAAATTCAAGAACCCCAGCCGTTCCCGCTTGAAGTCGTGGAGCGGGATATCCGTGGGATGCTTACTAAGCAACGATCCGAGGAAGCCTATCGAAATTGGCTTGCCGATATCAAACAAAAAGCCTTCATCGATGTGAAGCTGAAATAGAGGTATTCATTTCCCCGCTGATCGTTTAAGACCTTCTCCCGTCACGAATCCCTGTCATACGCCTTCTTACACCTGATCTAAGCGCCGATAGGTCTTTTGGGCCAGATTGTAAATCTCAATAAAACCTGCAGACGCATTCTGGTTGAAACTCGCATCTTTATTAAAAGTGGCCAAGTTGGCATCGAATAAGGAATAGGGGGATGTCATCGCGACCACATCAGCTTTTCCTTTAAACAGCTTTACCTTTACCGTTCCCTTCACACGCTGATTGGCGGAATCCTGAAAGGCATGGATGGCATCCATTGACGGATCAAACCATTTAGCGCCATAACAGGTGTACGCCCACTTTTCATCAATGATTTTTTTCAGTTCGTTTAAATCTCGGGTATTGACGAGTTTTTCCAGATTAAAATGCGCTTTGATCAGAATTTCTGCTCCCGGAGCTTCATACACACCACGAACTTTCAATCCCACCAAGCGATCCTCCGTCAAATGCACAATGCCTATCCCATGCCTTGCCCCTACCGCATTGGCACGTTCAATGACCTGGCAAAGGGGCAGATCCTTACCATTGATTGAACAAGGGATTCCTTTGTTGAACCCGACTTCGACAATTTCCGGTTCATCCGGTGCCTGTTCCGGGGGAACGCACACCTGCAGAAACTTTCGTAAATCAGGAATGCGGGCCGGATCCTCGATATCCCCTCCCTCATTAGTCGAGCCCCACATATTATCATCATGGGAATACAGGTACTCTTTAGTTTGTTTAATGGGGATATCGTGTTGTTTGGCATAATCAATTTGTTCATCCCGGCCCATACTCCATTCACGTACGGGCGCGATCACTTTCATCGTGGCATCCAATGTCGTGATGTAATTTTCAAAGCGAACCTGATCATTTCCTTTTCCCGTAGAGCCGTGAGCTATGACCTTGATTCCCCGTTCCTTGGCCACACGCACGGCAATTTCCGAGAGTGTCACTCGGGCAAGGGGAGTCGACAGAGGATACCCTCCCTGGTAATCCGCATTGGCTTTAATGGCGCGAGACAGCAGTTTTTCAGCAAATTCCTCCCTGGCGTCAATGACCACCGCCTCTTCCGCACCGAGCCTGATCGCCTTGGCTTTTACCGCCTCAAGATCCTCATGTAATTGGCCCACATCGACCGTAAGCGCCACGATGGAACAGGCATACGCTTCCTGAATCCATTTGAGCATAATGGAGGTATCCAGCCCTCCCGAGTACAGCAAAACACACTTATCAAACGTTCCCTTTTTGGCTTCGTGAGATGCAATTTTCTGATACGTAATTTTTGATTCCATGCCGTGTTCACCTAAAATGAGGTTGTGTATATTTATTCAGCCCTCACCATTTGTTCAAACGGAAGAGCTCACTGTTGAAGGGGATAATAACCCAAGAAGATGAGGGAATTCGATATTAGGCGGTGATATATCGATCGACTACGGCGGCCCCAACGGCATCCCCCCAGACATTGACTGCGGTCCGAAACCGATCGATCAACCAGTCAATGGCCAAGAGGAGCCCCAGGCCCTCGAGGGGAAGCCCGACTGCCTGAAAGACCACGACCATCGTCACAAGCCCAGCTTCAGGGATCCCTGCAGCGCCAATGGCAGACACCGTCGCCACCACAAACAGGACAATAAGCGCTTCTCCACTTAATGCAATCCCCCAGGCTTGGGCGATAAACACTGCGGCCACTGCTTCATATAATGCCGATCCATCCATATTGACCGTCGCACCGACTGGAAGGACAAACCGGCTTGATCGACTGCTCACACCGGCACTTTCGACCCCCTCCATGGTCAGAGGCAAGGTTGCAGACGAGCTGGCCGTGGCAAACGCGCTGGTGAGGGCCGCGCCCAGGGAACGCATAAAGGCCAAGGGATGACGTCGACCGGCCACATGCAAAATAAGCCCAAGAATCATTCCTGCATGGATCGCCAATCCCAGAAGTACCGTAACCGTGAATAACCCTAAACCAACTAAGAGCGCGACAATTCCGTCAAGTCCACCGGCACTCGCTAAACGCCCTGCCACCAGGCCAAACACACCAATGGGACCGATCCACATCACAAGGTGAATCAACTTCATAATCGCCCCGAATATCCCTTCAAAAAATCTGAGCACCAATGTCCCAGTTTCCCCGACCGTCGTCAGAGCCGCCCCGAATGCCAGAGAAAAGATGACCAATGGCAGCAATTCACCCTGTGAAGCGGACGCGAATAAATTCGGGGAAAGAAATCCCTTTATGAGATCCAGCCATCCGATGTTCACCGCCGCTGCCAATCCGGCAGGGGCCACCGCTGCGGCAATATCGGCTCCCACACCGGGTTTTATAAGACTGACCAGAATCACCCCCAGCAAAATTGCCATGCCTGAGGTGATCAAATAGTACGTAACTGTCGCTCCTCCCAATTTACCCAATTGGCGAATATCGCCCAGGGATCCAACCCCCTGGATAATCGAAGCCACAATCAAAGGCACCACCAGCATCCGCAACATCCGCAGCCAGAGTTCACCAAGGACTTCCACATGGATAGCGGCTTCCGGAGCCAGGGCCCCGAGCACCCCGCCGGCGACCGCACCGGTCACCATGAGCCACACAAGGGGACCATGACCATTTCCACGAGCTACAGGAAGGAGTTGTTTGGTAATGGGACGAACCTGAATTTAGGAAGAGATAAAAGTTACTTGGTCTTTTTAGCTATTTTCGATTCCGCCACTCGGGTACCCGAAGTGTTGATATTGGTCTGCCTCACAAGGTCATCGAAATTATCGAGGGAAATAATGGGCTCGAGCTTGTGATGCAAGAAAATCAGAGCCCTGGAGGGTTCCACACCAATCTGCCAAATAAGATCCTGGTCCGGTTTAATTTCTTGCAAATAGGCAATGGCAGCGGCATTGATAATTGTCTTGCGCTCCCCTGTCAGTGTCGATTGCCTGACTTGTAAAAAAGACATACTTCACCACCCCTTCCAAAATTCAGAGGCCCATAAAATTATAACCAGGTGAAGGCCTGTCCCCATCCTTCCTTCGCATGTGCGGTCACATCGGCGATGATTTCGGCCGGAACGGCTTTGGGGTCCCCAACTTCCATCTGATTATAGTGAAACGCATAGATATGAGCGGCAAAATGCTCGAAGGGCAATGACGATTCTCCTGGAATTTCCCAGTGACCGACCACAGACGGCTCAACCCCTCTTCCCCAATTTTGACGGCCCTCGTTGTTGGGATTGAAAAAATAGACACGAACCTTGCCTTCTTCATCCTCGGCCACACGCTGGATGGAGACGGCATGATAACCTAAAAAAACCCCGTGAACATTAGTAATGAGAAGCCCGACAGGATTGGGATATA harbors:
- a CDS encoding peptidyl-prolyl cis-trans isomerase, which translates into the protein MKNVCVCLKDRPFQTLTIWVVASLLFFPGVSLSLTDRIIAVVNKEVITWSDLEKELRDEYKRLNAKYHGEELNRRYFQKQREVLNHLIDDHLMIQEAQAKGLSVTQEEIDEALRRTPLPPTQTEEEFGHQMLLKKLFDFEIRRNIVIEEEEVRRYYEANSSLFLSPPRYRLQQILLAGQEGYEREKAKNKAQTMYAAWTPNTTFEDFATRHFERIHELGWMQENELVAPLKQVVKELKPGQISAPIETLLGFHLIMVEEIQEPQPFPLEVVERDIRGMLTKQRSEEAYRNWLADIKQKAFIDVKLK
- a CDS encoding argininosuccinate synthase, with amino-acid sequence MESKITYQKIASHEAKKGTFDKCVLLYSGGLDTSIMLKWIQEAYACSIVALTVDVGQLHEDLEAVKAKAIRLGAEEAVVIDAREEFAEKLLSRAIKANADYQGGYPLSTPLARVTLSEIAVRVAKERGIKVIAHGSTGKGNDQVRFENYITTLDATMKVIAPVREWSMGRDEQIDYAKQHDIPIKQTKEYLYSHDDNMWGSTNEGGDIEDPARIPDLRKFLQVCVPPEQAPDEPEIVEVGFNKGIPCSINGKDLPLCQVIERANAVGARHGIGIVHLTEDRLVGLKVRGVYEAPGAEILIKAHFNLEKLVNTRDLNELKKIIDEKWAYTCYGAKWFDPSMDAIHAFQDSANQRVKGTVKVKLFKGKADVVAMTSPYSLFDANLATFNKDASFNQNASAGFIEIYNLAQKTYRRLDQV
- a CDS encoding dicarboxylate/amino acid:cation symporter, which codes for MVTGAVAGGVLGALAPEAAIHVEVLGELWLRMLRMLVVPLIVASIIQGVGSLGDIRQLGKLGGATVTYYLITSGMAILLGVILVSLIKPGVGADIAAAVAPAGLAAAVNIGWLDLIKGFLSPNLFASASQGELLPLVIFSLAFGAALTTVGETGTLVLRFFEGIFGAIMKLIHLVMWIGPIGVFGLVAGRLASAGGLDGIVALLVGLGLFTVTVLLGLAIHAGMILGLILHVAGRRHPLAFMRSLGAALTSAFATASSSATLPLTMEGVESAGVSSRSSRFVLPVGATVNMDGSALYEAVAAVFIAQAWGIALSGEALIVLFVVATVSAIGAAGIPEAGLVTMVVVFQAVGLPLEGLGLLLAIDWLIDRFRTAVNVWGDAVGAAVVDRYITA